A genomic stretch from Cydia amplana chromosome 1, ilCydAmpl1.1, whole genome shotgun sequence includes:
- the LOC134654161 gene encoding electron transfer flavoprotein regulatory factor 1 yields the protein MSQSQRAAVINLYKTLLYLGRDWPQGYDLFRKRLHNVFTKNSTETDPAKIDTMIKHGQYVVKEIEALYMLKKYRTMKRRYYDGKYF from the exons ATGTCTCAATCGCAAAGAGCAGCTGTTATAAATCTCTACAAAACG CTGTTGTACCTGGGTCGGGATTGGCCTCAAGGCTACGACCTGTTTCGAAAACGACTGCACAATGTGTTCACCAAGAACAGCACCGAAACAGACCCGGCTAAGATCGACACGATGATTAAACATGGACAATACGTTGTAAAGGAAATAGAGGCATTGTATATGCTAAAAAAATACCGCACAATGAAACGAAGATATTATGATGGTAAATACTTCTGA